Proteins from a genomic interval of Methanoplanus endosymbiosus:
- a CDS encoding reverse transcriptase N-terminal domain-containing protein gives MNVRYSTTLISEKRTDQDYSNQWRSIDWKEIKHQVNRLQTRIAKATRENKWNLVKRLQYLLTHSHYAKLLAIKMVTQNRGARTAGIDGERWMRHSDKMKAALSLTSKKYHAKPLKRIYIPKPGKETKRPLSIPTMYDRAMQALYTLALQPVAETRADKRSFGFRLFRCTLDSRPFITMWVVSPPGPGTAAPVYRVSHPL, from the coding sequence ATGAATGTACGATATTCAACGACACTAATTAGTGAGAAACGTACAGACCAGGATTACTCTAATCAATGGAGATCCATTGACTGGAAAGAAATTAAACATCAGGTTAATAGGCTACAGACCCGAATTGCAAAGGCAACACGTGAAAATAAATGGAATCTCGTCAAACGACTCCAGTATTTGCTGACTCATTCTCACTATGCAAAACTACTTGCAATAAAAATGGTCACGCAGAACAGGGGTGCTCGTACAGCGGGTATTGACGGTGAACGCTGGATGCGTCATTCTGATAAAATGAAGGCAGCATTAAGTCTAACCAGTAAAAAATACCACGCTAAACCACTAAAACGTATCTACATCCCAAAACCTGGTAAAGAAACAAAACGCCCTCTTTCCATTCCAACTATGTACGATAGAGCCATGCAGGCTCTTTATACACTTGCACTCCAGCCAGTTGCTGAAACTCGTGCTGATAAACGTTCATTTGGATTTAGATTATTTCGTTGCACCCTAGATTCCCGCCCATTCATAACGATGTGGGTGGTGTCACCCCCAGGTCCCGGTACAGCTGCTCCTGTTTATCGAGTATCTCACCCACTCTGA
- a CDS encoding IS1634 family transposase — MVAIVHQTDKRSGITYAYRSVSYWDKEKKQSRAKRTLIGRVDKETGKIVPTDGRNRKKKEGNPPVKRNTKRVEEAHRSFYGATYLLDAIGEKLGLIQDLKQCFPDTYEQILSVVYYLILEDSTPLYRFEKWGLLHKHPYGKDITSQRSSELFSSITEANKLQFFRLQGKRRMDNEFWAYDTTSLSSYSETLRQVQYGRNKEHDKLAQLNLALVFGQESNLPFYYRKLAGNIPDSKTITRLLEELDILDHSRVKLVLDRGFYSEVNINNLFKNHVKFLAGVRMSLKFVYGELDAVYDTFRSFERYSENYELYYQTVRTTWNYTQERPYKGDTLQESRRLYIHYFYNIDQAAEDEKNFDRKLIALKKELESGERVPGHAKLYKQYFITKTTPKRGTKAQIIDENVIKAKRYFGFFALITNEKMDAVTALELYRNKDVVEKAFGNLKERLNMRRTLVSSEQSLDGKLFVQFVALIYLSYLKKQMQDHNLFRNYTLPGMLDKLDVIECFEQPGKSLRVGEILDKQEQLYRDLGVTPPTSL, encoded by the coding sequence ATGGTCGCAATAGTTCACCAAACAGACAAAAGATCCGGGATAACCTATGCTTACCGCTCTGTATCATACTGGGACAAGGAAAAGAAACAGTCACGTGCCAAACGTACCCTTATTGGGCGTGTAGACAAAGAGACAGGTAAAATAGTCCCCACTGATGGACGCAACAGGAAGAAAAAAGAAGGTAATCCGCCTGTGAAACGTAATACAAAGAGGGTTGAGGAAGCACATCGTTCATTCTACGGAGCCACATATCTACTGGATGCTATTGGTGAGAAATTAGGTCTCATTCAGGATCTGAAACAGTGTTTCCCCGACACATATGAGCAAATCTTATCCGTTGTGTACTATTTAATCCTTGAAGACAGCACTCCGCTATACCGTTTTGAGAAGTGGGGACTCCTACATAAGCATCCTTATGGCAAAGACATCACCTCACAACGCAGTAGTGAACTGTTTTCCAGCATTACCGAGGCAAATAAACTACAGTTCTTCAGACTTCAGGGAAAGAGAAGGATGGATAATGAATTCTGGGCTTATGATACAACATCTCTGTCCAGCTATTCAGAAACCCTCAGGCAGGTACAGTATGGTCGCAACAAGGAGCACGACAAACTGGCACAGCTGAATCTTGCTCTGGTCTTTGGACAGGAGTCCAATCTCCCTTTCTATTACAGAAAACTCGCAGGTAATATCCCGGATTCAAAGACCATTACACGCCTGCTTGAAGAGCTGGATATTCTTGATCACTCAAGAGTTAAACTGGTTCTTGACCGGGGCTTTTACAGTGAGGTCAATATCAACAACCTGTTTAAGAATCACGTGAAGTTCCTTGCAGGTGTCAGAATGTCTCTGAAATTTGTCTATGGAGAACTTGATGCAGTCTATGACACTTTTAGGAGCTTTGAACGTTACAGTGAGAATTACGAACTGTATTACCAGACTGTCCGGACCACCTGGAATTATACACAAGAGCGTCCTTACAAAGGAGATACTCTTCAGGAATCACGCCGTCTTTACATCCACTATTTCTACAATATTGACCAGGCAGCCGAAGATGAGAAAAACTTCGACCGAAAGCTAATCGCACTAAAAAAGGAACTGGAGTCAGGAGAGCGTGTTCCAGGACACGCTAAACTTTACAAGCAGTACTTCATTACCAAAACAACACCTAAGAGAGGAACAAAGGCACAGATTATTGATGAAAATGTCATCAAAGCCAAGCGATATTTTGGGTTTTTTGCTCTGATTACCAATGAAAAGATGGATGCAGTAACTGCTCTTGAACTCTACCGCAACAAAGATGTGGTTGAAAAGGCCTTTGGAAATCTCAAAGAACGCCTGAATATGCGCCGTACACTCGTTTCTTCAGAACAGAGCCTTGATGGGAAACTGTTTGTGCAGTTTGTGGCACTGATCTACTTATCTTATCTCAAAAAGCAGATGCAGGATCATAACCTTTTCAGGAATTACACATTGCCTGGTATGTTGGACAAACTGGATGTCATCGAGTGTTTTGAACAACCAGGAAAATCTCTCAGAGTGGGTGAGATACTCGATAAACAGGAGCAGCTGTACCGGGACCTGGGGGTGACACCACCCACATCGTTATGA